The Gemmatimonadota bacterium genome includes a window with the following:
- a CDS encoding sigma-54 dependent transcriptional regulator: MAQILIIDDHDSMREGLELLLRRRGHRTYSAESGVAGMEILDENGADLVITDLKMAGMDGLSVLKAVREKHPDTEVLVITAYGTIEKAVEAMKLGASDFLTKPFSSEEFGVKVERLLQTREERERLRKENRSLRVENTYLKEGLKEGGDARYGAIVGESEAMHRVYRWIDRVARSDSTVMIYGESGTGKELVARAIHAGSGRAGGPFIRVNCGALAESLLDSELFGHERGAFTGAERRRRGRFELAHGGTLFLDEVATVAPQTQIRLLRVLQERELERVGGEETIQVDVRVIAATNQSPRGLLEGSGFREDLFYRLHVVPLTLPPLRERREDIPVLARHFVAKLRERTCSPAASLTESAIERLLGRLWPGNVRELENVIERALVLADGDALDADDFPAVEAFTSSRDEGTGPTLSPDGMDLNRIVEGMEERLLRQALEKSAGVKAEAARLLGLKPSALYYKLEKYGIEA; the protein is encoded by the coding sequence ATGGCCCAAATCCTGATCATTGACGACCACGACTCCATGCGAGAGGGGCTCGAGCTCCTCCTCCGGCGCCGAGGTCATCGCACGTACTCCGCCGAGAGCGGGGTCGCGGGGATGGAGATTCTCGACGAAAACGGGGCGGACCTCGTCATCACCGACCTGAAAATGGCGGGGATGGACGGACTCTCGGTCCTGAAGGCGGTGCGGGAGAAACACCCGGACACCGAGGTCCTCGTCATTACCGCGTACGGAACGATCGAAAAGGCGGTCGAGGCCATGAAGCTCGGCGCCTCGGACTTCCTGACGAAGCCCTTCTCTTCGGAGGAGTTCGGCGTGAAAGTCGAGCGCCTCCTCCAGACGCGGGAGGAACGGGAACGGCTTCGGAAGGAGAACCGCTCGCTTCGCGTGGAGAACACCTACCTGAAGGAGGGGCTCAAGGAGGGAGGGGACGCGCGTTACGGCGCGATCGTCGGCGAGTCCGAGGCGATGCACCGCGTCTACCGATGGATCGATCGGGTCGCTCGAAGCGATTCCACAGTGATGATCTACGGGGAGTCGGGGACGGGGAAGGAGCTCGTGGCTCGGGCGATCCATGCGGGGTCGGGCCGGGCGGGCGGTCCCTTCATCCGCGTCAATTGCGGGGCGCTTGCCGAGAGCCTTCTCGACTCCGAGCTCTTCGGGCACGAGAGGGGAGCCTTTACGGGGGCCGAGCGCCGCCGCCGGGGGCGCTTCGAGCTCGCACACGGGGGAACACTTTTCCTCGACGAGGTGGCGACGGTCGCACCGCAGACCCAGATCCGCCTCCTCCGGGTCCTCCAGGAGCGCGAGCTCGAGCGGGTGGGGGGCGAAGAGACGATCCAGGTGGACGTGCGTGTGATCGCCGCGACGAACCAGTCGCCCCGGGGCCTCCTGGAAGGCTCGGGCTTCCGCGAGGACCTCTTTTACCGCCTGCACGTCGTCCCACTGACACTCCCGCCCCTTCGGGAGCGCCGCGAGGACATCCCGGTCCTCGCCCGCCACTTCGTGGCGAAGCTCCGGGAGCGGACCTGCTCTCCGGCCGCTTCGCTCACCGAGTCGGCGATCGAGCGACTCCTCGGCCGCCTCTGGCCCGGGAACGTCCGAGAGCTGGAAAACGTGATCGAGCGCGCCCTCGTCCTCGCGGACGGCGATGCGTTGGACGCGGATGACTTCCCCGCGGTCGAGGCCTTCACCTCTTCCCGTGACGAAGGGACAGGTCCCACCCTTTCTCCCGACGGAATGGACCTCAACCGGATCGTCGAGGGGATGGAGGAACGTCTCCTTCGACAGGCGTTGGAGAAGTCCGCGGGGGTGAAGGCGGAGGCCGCGCGCCTCCTCGGTCTCAAGCCGAGCGCGCTCTACTACAAGCTCGAGAAGTACGGAATCGAGGCGTGA
- a CDS encoding 4'-phosphopantetheinyl transferase superfamily protein has translation MRKSRPYPLPRVGNDVVDLAHPACQGRSPGDRLLSRILSEKEHAWLDSGTDALWPVRLWALWAAKETAFKVGAKSEGASVFAPATLECSLTIEAPPGGFTPAGGKSSAGVHIEGTVLGPGSNGEVRVEGTSDGNFLHVVGWSPAKESPPPGFFEVGVETMPEGDAEEALDSFRGRFSEVEWQGVHSIPSARVRLLVRERLRTAIASRGAPGAEDPADQSVEILTSRDRPGRTPPRIRIAGEDRPDLDVSLSHHGRYLAWALLFPHRT, from the coding sequence ATGCGAAAAAGCCGTCCCTACCCCCTCCCCCGCGTGGGCAACGACGTCGTGGACCTCGCGCACCCCGCATGTCAGGGGCGCTCCCCGGGAGACCGCCTCCTCTCGCGCATCCTGTCCGAGAAGGAGCACGCCTGGCTGGACTCGGGGACCGATGCGCTCTGGCCGGTGCGCCTCTGGGCGCTCTGGGCGGCGAAGGAAACGGCCTTCAAGGTCGGCGCGAAAAGCGAAGGCGCCTCGGTTTTTGCGCCGGCAACTCTGGAATGCTCCCTCACCATCGAGGCCCCCCCGGGAGGGTTCACCCCAGCGGGCGGCAAATCCTCGGCCGGGGTCCACATCGAGGGGACCGTCCTGGGTCCGGGGAGCAACGGAGAGGTGCGCGTCGAGGGGACCTCCGACGGGAACTTCCTGCATGTGGTCGGCTGGAGTCCGGCAAAGGAAAGTCCGCCTCCGGGCTTTTTCGAGGTCGGCGTCGAAACGATGCCGGAGGGAGATGCGGAAGAGGCCCTCGACAGCTTTCGCGGACGCTTTTCCGAGGTCGAGTGGCAAGGCGTCCACTCCATTCCGTCGGCGCGGGTTCGATTGCTCGTACGGGAGCGGCTCAGGACAGCGATCGCATCGCGCGGGGCGCCCGGAGCGGAGGACCCCGCAGACCAGTCCGTCGAAATTCTCACCTCGCGCGACCGGCCCGGGCGGACGCCCCCGCGCATCCGGATTGCCGGGGAAGATCGCCCCGACCTCGACGTTTCCCTCTCCCACCACGGGCGCTACCTCGCCTGGGCGCTTCTTTTTCCGCACCGCACCTGA
- a CDS encoding thioesterase family protein translates to MRTFDDTLRVRSYELDALGHVNHAVYLSYLEQARYDAMEAGGFPHTEVLGRGWGIYVVRVEVDYKKQCFQGDVLRIRTWVDEFRKVSMVIRHEIRREAEGEGAEPALTARVVLVWIGENGRPMRVPEGARASLGG, encoded by the coding sequence ATGCGGACGTTCGACGACACCCTCCGCGTGCGCAGCTACGAACTCGACGCCCTTGGTCACGTGAACCACGCCGTGTACCTGAGTTACCTCGAGCAGGCGCGGTACGATGCCATGGAGGCCGGAGGATTTCCGCACACGGAAGTGCTGGGGCGCGGGTGGGGAATTTACGTCGTCCGCGTCGAAGTGGACTACAAGAAACAATGTTTCCAGGGCGACGTTCTGCGAATCCGGACCTGGGTGGATGAGTTTCGAAAGGTTTCCATGGTGATCCGCCATGAAATCCGGAGGGAGGCCGAGGGCGAGGGGGCCGAGCCCGCACTCACCGCGCGCGTCGTCCTCGTCTGGATCGGCGAGAACGGGCGCCCCATGCGGGTACCGGAGGGCGCTCGGGCTTCGCTGGGTGGGTGA
- a CDS encoding response regulator, with the protein MSDSPESSGTVLIVEDDDAVRAVIRRALTRFGYTILAASGGEEALRIASEHAGKIDLLLTDVMMPGMNGVDVAARVSELSPGIRVFYMSGYADRELMGKGLLDADTHFLQKPFTPQELGGRVKEILAR; encoded by the coding sequence GTGAGCGACAGTCCGGAAAGTAGTGGGACCGTTTTGATCGTGGAGGACGACGACGCGGTGCGCGCCGTCATCCGGCGGGCCCTGACGCGCTTCGGCTACACGATCCTGGCTGCGTCCGGTGGCGAAGAAGCGCTCCGTATCGCAAGCGAGCACGCGGGAAAGATAGACCTCCTCCTCACCGACGTGATGATGCCGGGGATGAACGGGGTGGACGTCGCGGCCCGAGTCTCTGAGCTTTCGCCCGGGATCCGCGTGTTCTACATGTCCGGGTATGCGGACCGGGAGTTGATGGGGAAGGGGCTCCTCGATGCGGACACCCATTTCCTCCAAAAGCCCTTCACGCCCCAGGAACTTGGGGGACGGGTGAAGGAAATCCTGGCCCGCTGA
- a CDS encoding PAS domain S-box protein: MPRPSESSSREPGEPGFREIFEAHPQAMWVHDPVSGRILAVNRAAEEFLGRPWGDLLTTTLPEIEAAERDRMHSREIATREITFGGSRARLSVAQDASGGFAGEPDLPSLRAWFRRTMDGIGDGVFMLDKSWRFDYLNAEAERILGLSKHDLEGKVVWEVFPDLVGTPAEDACRRTMDQGETAAFEALHPSGEGWLSVRLSRTTGGIAVFFRDITERHLVEAKIRESEERFRNIARVTADALWDWDLQAGVYWWGVGIHATPDLEIANLRPDLESWSERIHPEDRDRVLRGIQEVIDGGGSDWEAEYGFQLGNGTYARFLDRGFVVRDEEGNPVRMVGGARDITERRGAQERIRFQASLLEAVGQAVIATDEGGRILYWNAAAEELYGWANEEVIGRSIREIKPFGENAPDAARILEILKSRESWSGEFEVRRKDGSLFHASITDSPIFDEEGRFRGVIGISSDTTERRELDRRIRGAQKMEAVGRLAGGIAHDFNNVLTVILGRARLLLDDLPVDSPLREDIGQIISASQRAASLTSRLLAFSRSQVLQERIVDLSATATDMEGLLRPLIPTRVALRFVTPEAGTFVRVDPIQLQQVLLNLSINARDAIPGKGSLTFRVETREFTRQDAAAMPWEMAPGRYAVLSVEDTGTGIPPEILDRIFEPFFTTKPEGQGTGLGLSMVYGMMKQSRGFVAVESEVGKGSTFRLIFPSVAGAADESEGRGSRLRSGAAERARILVVEDDPGVGGIVTLVLERAGHVVLRAGNGREALELVEADPSAVDLIISDVVMPEMSGSELVRVLKERGHPHPVILISGFSEEELSREARYDAAAFLRKPFSPEELSGILNEVLGK; encoded by the coding sequence ATGCCCCGACCGTCCGAATCCTCCTCTCGCGAGCCCGGGGAACCCGGGTTCCGGGAGATCTTCGAGGCCCACCCTCAGGCGATGTGGGTGCATGACCCCGTGTCGGGGCGCATCCTCGCCGTGAATCGGGCCGCGGAGGAGTTCCTGGGACGCCCCTGGGGCGACCTCCTCACGACTACCCTTCCTGAGATCGAAGCCGCCGAGCGGGATCGGATGCACTCCCGCGAGATCGCGACTCGGGAGATCACCTTTGGCGGGTCCCGTGCGCGCCTGTCCGTCGCGCAGGATGCGAGCGGCGGGTTCGCCGGCGAGCCGGATCTCCCTTCGCTCCGGGCCTGGTTCCGCCGGACGATGGACGGAATCGGGGACGGCGTCTTCATGCTCGACAAGTCCTGGCGCTTCGATTACCTGAACGCCGAGGCGGAGCGGATTCTGGGCCTCTCGAAACACGACCTCGAGGGAAAGGTCGTTTGGGAGGTCTTTCCCGACCTCGTCGGAACGCCCGCCGAGGACGCCTGCCGGAGGACGATGGACCAGGGGGAAACCGCCGCGTTCGAGGCCCTCCACCCTTCGGGCGAGGGTTGGCTAAGCGTCCGACTTTCCCGGACGACCGGGGGGATCGCCGTCTTTTTCCGTGACATCACCGAACGACACCTGGTCGAAGCCAAGATTCGAGAGAGCGAGGAGCGATTCCGGAACATCGCCCGCGTGACCGCCGATGCCCTCTGGGATTGGGACCTTCAAGCCGGCGTTTATTGGTGGGGAGTCGGTATCCACGCGACCCCCGACCTCGAGATCGCCAATCTGCGCCCCGATCTCGAATCGTGGTCCGAGAGGATCCACCCCGAGGACCGCGACCGGGTGTTGCGCGGGATCCAGGAAGTGATAGACGGCGGGGGTAGCGACTGGGAGGCCGAGTATGGGTTCCAGCTCGGGAACGGAACCTATGCGCGATTCCTGGACCGTGGATTTGTCGTGCGGGACGAGGAAGGTAATCCGGTCCGAATGGTGGGCGGCGCGCGTGACATCACAGAGCGTCGGGGGGCCCAGGAACGGATCCGATTCCAGGCGAGTCTCCTCGAGGCGGTCGGCCAGGCGGTGATCGCCACGGACGAAGGGGGGCGGATCCTCTATTGGAATGCCGCCGCCGAAGAGCTTTATGGATGGGCCAACGAGGAGGTGATCGGTCGCTCCATCCGCGAGATCAAGCCCTTCGGGGAAAACGCCCCGGACGCCGCGCGAATCCTCGAGATTCTCAAGAGCCGCGAGTCCTGGAGCGGCGAATTCGAGGTCCGACGGAAGGATGGCTCGCTCTTCCACGCCTCAATCACCGACTCCCCGATCTTCGACGAGGAGGGACGGTTCAGGGGGGTGATCGGGATCTCTTCCGACACCACGGAGCGGAGGGAGCTCGACCGGCGGATCCGTGGGGCGCAGAAGATGGAGGCGGTGGGGCGACTCGCGGGCGGAATCGCGCACGACTTCAACAACGTGCTGACCGTGATTTTGGGCCGCGCCCGTCTCCTCTTGGACGACCTCCCGGTGGATTCCCCGCTCCGGGAGGACATCGGTCAGATCATCTCGGCCTCCCAGCGCGCGGCAAGCCTGACCAGCCGGCTCCTCGCCTTCAGCCGCAGCCAGGTCCTGCAGGAGCGGATCGTGGACCTCTCGGCAACGGCCACCGACATGGAGGGACTCCTCCGACCCCTCATCCCGACCCGAGTCGCGCTCCGTTTCGTGACCCCGGAGGCTGGGACCTTCGTGCGCGTGGATCCGATTCAGCTCCAGCAGGTCCTCCTCAACCTTTCGATCAACGCGCGCGACGCGATCCCCGGGAAGGGATCCCTCACTTTTCGCGTGGAGACGCGGGAGTTCACGCGGCAAGACGCGGCGGCCATGCCATGGGAAATGGCGCCCGGGCGTTACGCCGTCCTGAGTGTCGAAGACACGGGCACGGGGATCCCTCCCGAGATTCTGGATCGGATCTTCGAACCCTTTTTTACGACGAAGCCGGAGGGACAGGGGACGGGGCTGGGTCTTTCGATGGTTTACGGAATGATGAAACAGAGCCGGGGATTCGTGGCTGTCGAGAGCGAAGTCGGGAAAGGCTCGACCTTCCGCCTCATCTTTCCGTCGGTTGCCGGAGCGGCGGACGAGAGCGAAGGCCGCGGTTCGAGACTCCGGAGCGGTGCGGCGGAGCGCGCCCGCATTCTGGTCGTCGAAGATGATCCCGGCGTCGGCGGCATCGTGACGCTCGTCCTCGAGCGGGCCGGGCACGTCGTCTTGCGCGCGGGAAACGGTCGGGAGGCCCTGGAGCTCGTGGAGGCCGATCCCTCCGCGGTTGACCTCATCATCAGTGACGTCGTCATGCCGGAGATGAGCGGCTCCGAGCTCGTACGGGTGCTCAAGGAACGGGGCCACCCGCACCCCGTCATCCTCATCTCGGGCTTTTCGGAAGAGGAGCTGTCGCGGGAAGCGCGCTACGATGCGGCGGCCTTCCTTCGAAAGCCGTTTTCCCCGGAGGAGCTGTCGGGGATCCTCAACGAAGTCCTGGGAAAGTGA